Part of the Bacillota bacterium genome is shown below.
AGGTACTTGTGCTCGGCCCTTTTATGCATCCCCTATGGGCAGCTTCGCTTTCTTACTCCTTTGACTCCGCTCTGGTGGGAGGGTGCTTTAGAGAGCAACTGTCACATACGTGCCTTGTCTTTTGTTTGCTTCTTAGCGCCAAAAAGCTAGTCATAGATGCGAATTTGTAGGTCTGTGTCTGTTAGAGACTGTCCTGCTAGGCTTTGTTCACTTTATGTATTCAATTAAGCGGTCTCGATGGAAAATGCTTACAATAAAGCGCAGCAGTAATGCATCAATAATAAGAAGGATTAGACCCATAAGGAAGACTATCGGCGTGCTGAGATACATTACGCCGCTTACTTGGCCAAAGGTAATTAAGATAATTGGTAAAACCACTGCTCCCGCGATTGAGTTGGCCTCTTGGTAGCCCCTTACCCTTGCAGATATTATAACTACCATCCCTATAACTAAGAACGACAGCATAGGAACAAGCCAGAGAATCATAATCCACCAGTTAAGAGGAGGGAAGAATAAACGGTTGAAAACAGGATAAGCCAAGATGTTTACGACTGCTGAATAGATTATAAACCCAGCCCAGGATATCCCAATGGCCGGTATAAGTGAGGCCATAGCCTTACCAAATATCAACTCCGTATCGGTAACTGGCGTATATAAAATCCCCTCTAGCGTTTTTCTCTCTTTTTCGCCTGCAAAGCTATTGGCTGAAATCATCGTTGAGACCATCATGGGAATGATTAGGAAAAGTGGGGCTAGAAGGTAGACAGTGGAAAAGTAGATGACCTTCTGGGCGTCATTAAAATGAGTTAATTGCTGGATAAGCGCTGAAGGGAATTTCTCTACCATTTTTGTTAATTCGCTTTTCTCTCCATCGCGTGTGGCAAGGATAATAACAGTCGGCATGAGCCCAATAAAAATCAGGGGGACTATTGCCATCGGCCAGATAATCTGCCCAGTGCTTAACACTTCTTTTATATCTTTGCGCGTTACAGCAAATGCTCTTTGCCAGTTCATCGTTTAAATATCCTTAATTATTGCAAGATATGCATCTTGCAGGGATGGCACGTCCTCGGCTATCCCATAGATATTAATATCTAGCCTAGCTAGTGATCTGACAAGCTCAGGTA
Proteins encoded:
- a CDS encoding ABC transporter permease subunit, with protein sequence MNWQRAFAVTRKDIKEVLSTGQIIWPMAIVPLIFIGLMPTVIILATRDGEKSELTKMVEKFPSALIQQLTHFNDAQKVIYFSTVYLLAPLFLIIPMMVSTMISANSFAGEKERKTLEGILYTPVTDTELIFGKAMASLIPAIGISWAGFIIYSAVVNILAYPVFNRLFFPPLNWWIMILWLVPMLSFLVIGMVVIISARVRGYQEANSIAGAVVLPIILITFGQVSGVMYLSTPIVFLMGLILLIIDALLLRFIVSIFHRDRLIEYIK